The following proteins come from a genomic window of Companilactobacillus pabuli:
- a CDS encoding SLAP domain-containing protein: MTMTKENVNKFNKKFIVTALGVAALGFQLMQTNNVKADTTTDSKTGDAASEDTVETKDSSVADGSSIQKDVDSTTETDGTSSDSNNEQQNDSNDTVEEKNNSSTQKVTTNELTENNSDSNKDTPADTTDTTSDTQDTDESNSGNNNTNQKIQAESADTTNENNDTANDSQTTASDSTDTDATTDTDSTTSDVDTSDIMIQNPQANQEANNYDDPVKANVSMTATNDKGSVTSESLDEDKNASIVVDSNAQTSMNYTVTNTSNEKQSDYSTIFMLPNYNDKNTSIVVDDSFDPTTMIEGLPEGATVTYLSATGGDYMTYEDQLKNNPNFTPADIMEIQINTNGTSLDPNQEIKITVPLKNTDTSEHQLNTIYPGVYAQSYTYWRIQYFNASYKNMNDSIKSSDMIGQYPAATVNQLGISYTAADQEIQDKMPTYTGGSDIQINNFAPSNKNQLTDADKSDWSYGSHIYVNLVDSGITKIANSDGYSVLLNSDGSQQTQYDYVNSDYSVTVLPNSDNGSTTAPSTTKTVSGIYITLRHVINAQDSTTKVGQDWTAADNLTSVQDNDDNVLTGNDAISAVTTTINDQDGVLQDGKVVKAGTFEVTYTYNLKDGTAITKTVTVTADPATNNSGSSSSSSSSSSNTSSNSSSNNSSSTTDPTDPVVSPDSPDNINDQDRLVSTHPADGVVSLYKLDTTKITNRSLNTASDWYSDKDMTFAGETYYRVATNEWVKASNVYVYQNKSQVIQTNNDQQLVDSKGNTVTNRSLLANTAWYTDRIATINGKSYYRVATNEFVPVDAVTVM, from the coding sequence ATGACAATGACAAAAGAAAACGTAAATAAATTTAATAAGAAATTTATCGTTACTGCCCTTGGAGTAGCAGCCCTAGGTTTCCAACTAATGCAAACTAATAATGTTAAAGCTGACACTACTACAGATTCTAAAACTGGCGATGCCGCTTCTGAAGACACCGTTGAAACCAAAGATAGTTCTGTCGCTGATGGTTCTAGTATTCAAAAAGATGTTGATTCTACTACTGAAACTGATGGTACAAGTTCGGATAGTAATAACGAACAACAAAACGATAGTAATGATACGGTAGAAGAGAAAAATAATTCTAGTACCCAAAAAGTAACTACTAATGAACTAACAGAAAATAATTCAGATTCAAATAAAGATACACCAGCCGATACTACGGATACAACTTCTGATACACAAGATACAGATGAATCTAATTCTGGTAATAATAATACTAATCAAAAAATTCAGGCAGAATCTGCTGATACGACTAATGAGAATAATGATACTGCCAACGACAGTCAAACGACAGCTTCGGATTCAACCGATACGGATGCAACAACTGATACTGATTCGACGACTAGTGATGTTGATACATCTGATATCATGATTCAAAATCCTCAAGCAAATCAAGAAGCAAACAATTACGATGATCCAGTAAAAGCAAATGTATCAATGACAGCAACAAATGACAAAGGTTCAGTTACATCAGAAAGTCTAGATGAAGATAAAAATGCCTCAATTGTTGTCGATTCAAATGCCCAAACAAGCATGAATTATACAGTCACAAATACTTCAAATGAAAAACAATCGGATTACAGTACAATCTTTATGCTTCCAAATTACAATGATAAGAATACTTCCATTGTTGTTGATGATTCATTTGATCCAACAACAATGATTGAAGGACTACCCGAAGGTGCCACTGTTACTTACCTAAGTGCTACAGGCGGCGACTACATGACATATGAAGATCAATTGAAGAATAATCCTAATTTTACCCCAGCCGATATTATGGAAATTCAAATTAACACTAATGGAACTTCACTTGATCCTAATCAAGAAATAAAAATAACCGTTCCACTAAAAAACACAGATACTAGTGAGCATCAATTAAATACAATTTATCCCGGTGTTTATGCCCAATCATATACATACTGGAGAATTCAATATTTTAATGCATCCTATAAAAATATGAACGACTCAATTAAGAGTAGCGATATGATTGGACAGTATCCTGCAGCTACTGTTAACCAATTAGGTATTTCTTATACTGCTGCGGATCAAGAGATTCAAGATAAAATGCCAACATACACCGGTGGTAGTGATATTCAAATCAATAATTTTGCACCTTCTAATAAAAATCAATTAACTGATGCAGATAAAAGCGATTGGAGTTATGGTAGTCACATCTATGTTAACCTTGTTGATTCTGGTATCACAAAGATTGCAAATTCTGATGGCTATTCAGTTCTTTTAAATAGTGATGGTAGCCAACAAACTCAATATGATTACGTAAATTCAGATTACTCTGTTACCGTTCTACCTAATTCTGACAATGGTTCAACTACTGCTCCCTCAACAACTAAAACTGTTAGTGGTATTTATATTACATTAAGACATGTAATCAATGCCCAAGACAGTACTACTAAAGTCGGTCAAGATTGGACTGCTGCAGACAATCTAACTTCAGTTCAAGATAACGACGACAATGTCCTAACCGGAAATGATGCAATCAGTGCCGTAACTACAACAATCAACGACCAAGATGGCGTTCTACAAGATGGCAAAGTTGTCAAAGCTGGTACTTTTGAAGTTACTTACACATATAACTTAAAAGATGGCACAGCTATTACTAAGACCGTCACAGTTACCGCTGATCCAGCAACAAACAATTCTGGTTCATCAAGTTCCAGTTCATCCTCTAGTTCCAATACTTCATCAAATTCAAGTTCCAACAACAGTTCATCAACTACTGACCCAACAGATCCAGTAGTATCTCCTGATTCTCCTGATAATATCAATGATCAAGATCGTCTAGTTTCTACTCACCCTGCAGATGGCGTAGTTTCACTTTATAAACTAGACACAACTAAGATTACTAACCGTAGCTTGAACACAGCTTCCGATTGGTACAGTGACAAAGATATGACTTTCGCTGGTGAAACTTATTATCGTGTTGCCACTAACGAATGGGTCAAAGCTTCAAATGTTTATGTTTACCAAAACAAGAGCCAAGTTATTCAAACAAATAATGATCAACAATTAGTTGATTCCAAAGGTAACACTGTAACAAATCGTTCATTACTTGCTAATACGGCTTGGTACACAGACCGTATTGCAACAATCAATGGCAAGAGTTATTACCGTGTTGCTACTAATGAATTTGTTCCAGTTGATGCAGTTACAGTGATGTAA
- a CDS encoding SLAP domain-containing protein, which translates to MKLSRLITLSAVAVMAMSSSFAVTQKNADASTVATTNASGIAKLYTKNGKQISNRALAPNTKWAVGNVITINGEKLYQVASNEYLKASASSLSGDTPVAVATKSDATTESQSDTDYTPNLANINNYFAKYVNALHQANGTGSVNVSNDVISYATQRADQQNGNNLNHNTATKNMSENLSGAGYDYIIKKAGAKSDKDVAYFLLKEWYDEDNCVDPLGTAGHFGHRAALIYAGPNVGLGINAKNSAFEADWNVDNISAQKQLYNYTGTNPNTKFISKDAVQ; encoded by the coding sequence ATGAAATTATCAAGACTTATTACATTATCAGCCGTAGCCGTTATGGCTATGTCTAGTTCGTTTGCCGTTACACAAAAAAATGCCGATGCTTCAACTGTCGCAACCACAAATGCCAGTGGTATTGCCAAATTGTACACAAAAAATGGTAAACAGATTTCCAATCGTGCTCTAGCACCTAATACTAAATGGGCTGTTGGAAACGTTATTACAATTAATGGAGAAAAATTATATCAAGTTGCTTCTAATGAATATTTAAAAGCTAGTGCTTCTAGCCTTTCTGGAGACACTCCTGTTGCTGTTGCCACAAAATCAGATGCTACTACTGAATCACAAAGCGATACTGACTATACTCCAAATTTAGCCAATATTAATAATTACTTTGCTAAGTACGTTAATGCTTTGCATCAAGCTAATGGCACTGGTTCTGTTAATGTTTCTAACGATGTCATCTCTTATGCTACACAAAGAGCTGATCAACAAAACGGTAATAACCTAAATCACAATACAGCTACTAAGAATATGTCCGAAAACCTTTCTGGTGCCGGATATGATTATATAATAAAAAAAGCCGGAGCTAAGTCCGACAAAGATGTTGCTTATTTCCTATTGAAAGAATGGTACGACGAAGATAACTGTGTCGATCCATTGGGTACAGCCGGCCACTTTGGTCACCGTGCTGCTTTAATTTATGCTGGTCCTAACGTTGGTCTTGGAATCAACGCTAAGAACTCTGCTTTTGAAGCTGATTGGAATGTTGACAACATCTCCGCTCAAAAACAACTTTATAATTATACTGGTACAAATCCTAATACTAAGTTTATTTCTAAAGACGCTGTTCAATAA
- a CDS encoding heavy metal-binding domain-containing protein: protein MEKSEILVTTTEHIPGRDYEIIGEVFGLTTQSKNVVKNIGAGFKNIVGGEIKAYTELLTEARDIAIDRLRQNALDMGADAVVMMRFDSDSISADMETVAAYGTAVKFK from the coding sequence ATGGAGAAGAGCGAGATATTAGTGACTACGACTGAACATATTCCAGGTCGCGACTACGAGATTATTGGTGAAGTTTTTGGACTTACTACTCAATCAAAAAACGTCGTAAAAAATATCGGAGCTGGATTCAAAAACATCGTCGGTGGTGAGATCAAAGCCTATACCGAATTGTTGACGGAAGCACGTGATATTGCGATTGATCGTTTGCGTCAAAATGCTTTAGATATGGGTGCTGATGCTGTCGTTATGATGCGTTTTGATTCTGATTCAATTAGTGCTGACATGGAAACTGTTGCAGCTTATGGTACCGCAGTAAAATTTAAGTAA
- a CDS encoding C69 family dipeptidase: MALVYNKSSLSACTSILIGKKATVDGSTIIGRNEDAMASWPKHFVIHEHKEFTDDQKFVSKANDFQMDLPKIRYKYSATPEWTFKEGLFEEDGFNEYGVGMSATESAYSNQRVLGIDPLDKNGIGEEAMITVVLPYVKTAREGVLRLGKIIEDYGTCETNGVLFSDKDEVWYFESGSGHYWVAQRIPDDSYAVVANQLAIQEIDFDDPDNFLYRKDIKEFVENNHLNTKPNGFNFREIFGTHDLSDEIYSTPRVWWGQQQFSGKTNESPESEDLAFIKKANRLLSVDDAQDYLASHYQKTPFDPLNKSADNKKYRPISLAKTQESHVLQIRPNMAPEIACVQWLAMGVASQSVYVPFYMGSTDTPEEYKLGKLPYDSKSAYWTYKLAGVLLDGHYKELGKDFQAKQKDINITLRKKLHDFDKEALSKDDDKLPNYLTEASFEMAKISLDGYKELIAQLITDSTDFSPLNFKTDMNL; the protein is encoded by the coding sequence ATGGCTTTAGTTTATAATAAGAGTTCTTTATCGGCTTGTACTAGTATTTTAATTGGTAAAAAAGCCACCGTTGATGGTTCAACTATCATCGGACGTAACGAAGATGCAATGGCTTCATGGCCTAAACATTTCGTTATTCATGAACATAAAGAATTTACTGATGATCAGAAGTTTGTCTCCAAAGCTAATGACTTTCAAATGGACCTACCTAAAATTCGCTATAAATATTCTGCCACTCCTGAATGGACCTTTAAAGAAGGATTATTTGAAGAGGATGGATTTAACGAATACGGAGTAGGAATGAGTGCCACAGAGAGTGCTTATTCTAACCAACGTGTTTTAGGCATTGATCCTCTTGACAAAAATGGTATTGGTGAAGAGGCCATGATCACAGTAGTTCTACCCTATGTCAAAACCGCTCGGGAAGGTGTTTTAAGACTAGGAAAAATTATTGAAGATTATGGAACTTGTGAAACTAACGGAGTACTTTTCTCAGATAAAGATGAAGTTTGGTACTTTGAAAGTGGATCAGGGCATTATTGGGTTGCGCAACGTATCCCCGACGATAGTTACGCAGTTGTCGCCAATCAGCTAGCTATTCAAGAAATTGATTTCGATGATCCAGATAATTTCTTATATCGTAAAGATATTAAAGAATTTGTCGAAAACAACCATTTGAATACTAAACCCAACGGTTTTAATTTTAGAGAAATTTTTGGAACACATGATTTATCTGATGAAATATACAGCACGCCTCGTGTCTGGTGGGGCCAACAGCAGTTTTCGGGAAAAACTAATGAAAGCCCAGAAAGTGAAGATTTAGCTTTTATTAAGAAAGCAAATCGCTTGTTAAGTGTTGATGATGCTCAAGATTATTTGGCATCACATTATCAAAAGACTCCATTCGATCCTTTGAATAAGTCGGCTGATAATAAAAAATATCGTCCAATTAGTTTAGCTAAAACTCAAGAGTCACACGTCTTACAAATCAGACCAAATATGGCTCCTGAAATTGCTTGCGTTCAATGGTTAGCAATGGGTGTAGCTTCTCAAAGCGTTTATGTACCATTTTATATGGGAAGCACAGACACTCCAGAAGAATACAAACTCGGGAAATTACCATATGATAGCAAGTCAGCTTATTGGACTTATAAATTGGCCGGAGTTTTATTAGATGGTCATTACAAAGAACTTGGAAAAGATTTCCAAGCCAAGCAAAAGGACATCAATATCACACTTCGCAAGAAGTTACATGATTTTGATAAAGAGGCCTTGAGCAAAGATGATGATAAATTACCTAATTATTTAACGGAAGCTTCATTTGAAATGGCTAAAATTTCACTTGATGGCTATAAAGAGCTAATTGCTCAATTAATTACGGACTCGACTGATTTTTCACCTCTAAACTTCAAGACAGATATGAATTTATAA
- the yjeM gene encoding glutamate/gamma-aminobutyrate family transporter YjeM: protein MNDGNSPKKTITLFSLIMMIFTAIFGFANTTVAYEQMGLASIVWYVFAAVFFFLPVGFMMAEYGSAFNEAKGGIYSWIDGAVGPKWAFIGTFMWLASWEVWLVSTSSKVWIPLSTTFAGHDTTQTWGMFGLSATQVIGVLAVLWIIFVTFTASQGIEKITKVSNFGGIMMILLQVIFFVLSIAVLFMSGFHTAEPIQGLDTFIHSANPAFASPLGMVSFIVYAIFAYGGMESVGGVTDSMKNPKRDFPRGVLISAIVITVLYSLTILFWAMSANWNSVIAKGNVNLGNITYVMMSNLGYQFGIHTGMGSAAAITLGEWLARFTGFDMFILYMGSFFVLIYSPLKSFVLGTPKDFWPEKVTKLNKHGMPAFAMWMQAIVVIVLILIVDMGGKNAKALYNVLTLMANVSTTVPYLFLVGAYPFFNMNKDIEKPYLFYKNKKAMWTVSIIVFLVLAFAIIFTLLQPLMEGAYTDALWTVLGPVVFGLVGFTLYYRYEHKVKKANLSMDTED from the coding sequence ATGAATGATGGTAATTCGCCGAAGAAAACAATCACGTTATTTAGTTTGATAATGATGATTTTCACGGCTATTTTTGGATTCGCTAATACAACTGTCGCATATGAACAGATGGGATTAGCAAGTATTGTTTGGTATGTTTTTGCGGCTGTCTTCTTCTTCCTTCCAGTAGGATTTATGATGGCAGAGTACGGTTCCGCTTTTAATGAAGCAAAAGGTGGAATCTATTCTTGGATCGATGGAGCTGTTGGACCTAAATGGGCCTTCATCGGTACTTTTATGTGGCTAGCTTCATGGGAAGTTTGGCTAGTCTCAACTTCTTCAAAAGTTTGGATTCCATTGTCTACGACCTTTGCTGGACATGATACAACTCAGACTTGGGGAATGTTTGGTTTAAGTGCCACACAAGTTATTGGTGTTTTGGCTGTTTTGTGGATTATTTTCGTTACATTCACAGCTTCGCAAGGTATTGAAAAAATCACTAAGGTTTCTAACTTTGGTGGTATCATGATGATTCTCTTGCAGGTTATCTTCTTTGTTTTGAGTATTGCTGTTTTATTCATGTCAGGCTTTCACACAGCTGAACCAATTCAAGGTTTAGATACCTTTATCCATTCGGCAAATCCAGCTTTTGCTTCACCACTAGGGATGGTTTCCTTCATCGTTTACGCAATCTTTGCTTACGGTGGTATGGAATCTGTCGGTGGTGTTACTGATAGTATGAAGAATCCTAAGCGTGATTTTCCACGTGGTGTTTTGATTTCGGCTATTGTTATCACAGTACTTTATTCACTAACAATTCTATTTTGGGCTATGAGTGCCAACTGGAATTCAGTTATTGCCAAAGGTAACGTTAACCTAGGAAATATTACTTATGTTATGATGAGTAACCTTGGTTATCAATTTGGAATTCATACCGGAATGGGCAGTGCTGCAGCTATTACTTTAGGTGAATGGCTCGCACGTTTCACTGGTTTTGATATGTTTATCCTTTACATGGGTTCCTTCTTCGTTTTGATTTACTCACCATTGAAATCATTCGTTTTAGGTACACCAAAAGACTTTTGGCCTGAAAAAGTTACTAAATTAAACAAACATGGTATGCCTGCTTTTGCAATGTGGATGCAAGCAATCGTTGTTATCGTATTGATCTTAATTGTTGATATGGGTGGTAAGAATGCCAAAGCTCTATACAATGTTTTGACATTGATGGCTAATGTTTCAACGACTGTTCCATACTTGTTCTTAGTAGGAGCATATCCATTCTTTAACATGAACAAAGATATTGAGAAACCTTACTTGTTCTATAAGAATAAGAAGGCCATGTGGACAGTTTCCATAATTGTCTTCTTAGTATTGGCATTTGCAATTATCTTTACATTGCTACAACCATTAATGGAAGGTGCCTATACTGATGCTCTTTGGACCGTTCTTGGTCCAGTAGTCTTCGGATTAGTTGGGTTCACGCTTTATTATCGTTATGAACATAAAGTTAAAAAAGCTAACCTTTCTATGGATACGGAAGATTAA
- a CDS encoding SLAP domain-containing protein, whose product MKRITKYIGITVLALLAVAPISMPTINTESEMTVEAADNNVKSYGDFNIDVTNNGPAYLYFYAKADGQNVKVHTKEMVYAKNVGEISTVDTPILDGYVPSYNKLAFLRTTTGYSLLTNLYYTKTNNVNSLQAPASSVAMTFELFDDSRVYDDNGIATSTTLPASSTWNVDQEMMINGITYYRVGGNQWIKASDGLEVHIVDNTVDTVKLTNLYTIKGEKIQNRALAAYTYWYSDKYVTINGATYYRVATNEWVHPY is encoded by the coding sequence ATGAAAAGAATTACTAAATATATAGGGATTACGGTTTTAGCGTTATTAGCCGTTGCGCCGATATCGATGCCAACCATTAATACTGAGTCTGAAATGACCGTTGAAGCAGCAGATAATAATGTGAAGAGTTATGGTGATTTTAATATTGACGTAACTAATAATGGTCCTGCTTATTTATATTTTTATGCTAAAGCCGACGGCCAGAATGTTAAAGTTCATACCAAAGAAATGGTTTATGCAAAAAATGTAGGAGAGATTTCTACAGTTGATACACCGATTTTGGATGGTTATGTTCCGAGCTACAATAAATTGGCATTCTTAAGAACAACGACAGGTTATTCATTATTAACAAATCTTTATTATACAAAGACCAACAATGTAAATTCTTTACAAGCACCAGCCAGTTCGGTCGCAATGACATTTGAACTCTTTGATGATTCGAGAGTTTATGATGACAACGGGATAGCCACATCTACGACATTACCAGCATCATCGACTTGGAATGTTGATCAAGAAATGATGATCAATGGAATTACATATTATCGTGTTGGTGGCAATCAGTGGATCAAAGCTAGTGATGGGTTAGAAGTTCACATAGTTGATAATACTGTTGATACGGTTAAATTAACGAATTTGTATACCATCAAAGGTGAAAAAATTCAAAATCGTGCTTTAGCAGCTTACACATATTGGTATTCGGATAAATATGTCACAATCAATGGTGCTACATATTATAGAGTAGCTACTAATGAATGGGTACATCCTTATTAA
- a CDS encoding SLAP domain-containing protein, whose translation MKKIFKYLGITSAMLLATAPIAAPVINSSTETFVQAETNGKSDVNKWLGEVKSTVNLTKNSSLITTEELDTYYVFGSDGMFFLYPQELTPEQNVLIEKGDSFFKHFNDNSNEDNLFFNFQYGVIMTATATDNSVSGNLIKDQVNELLSEGKSVTFHLSLRHTDETGAHSWDSFINEPVLGTKDVVVNPAKSETSNIKVPGTGISELFESSVNSTVYDDNGKATTITLPKTSVWNVDRQMNINGTTFYRVANNEWVKKDDGLAVTLNETTVNTNKQASLYTSQGKKVTNRALAKNTPWYSDRMATINGQTMYRVATDEWVMADDIK comes from the coding sequence ATGAAAAAAATTTTTAAATACTTAGGTATTACTTCTGCAATGCTTTTAGCAACAGCACCAATTGCAGCACCAGTTATCAATTCAAGTACAGAGACTTTTGTTCAGGCTGAAACAAATGGTAAATCAGATGTAAATAAATGGTTAGGAGAAGTTAAAAGTACAGTCAATTTAACGAAGAACAGTTCTTTGATTACAACCGAAGAACTAGATACATATTATGTATTTGGATCTGATGGAATGTTTTTCTTGTATCCTCAAGAATTAACTCCAGAGCAAAATGTTTTGATTGAAAAAGGTGATAGTTTCTTTAAACACTTTAATGATAATAGTAATGAAGATAATCTTTTCTTCAATTTCCAATATGGCGTAATTATGACTGCCACAGCTACTGATAATAGTGTTTCTGGTAATTTAATCAAAGATCAAGTTAATGAATTACTATCAGAAGGTAAATCCGTGACATTTCATTTGAGTTTGAGACATACTGATGAAACAGGAGCACACTCATGGGATAGTTTTATCAATGAACCCGTATTAGGAACAAAAGATGTTGTTGTAAATCCCGCTAAATCAGAAACCTCAAATATCAAGGTTCCAGGAACTGGAATCTCAGAATTATTTGAATCTTCAGTAAATTCAACTGTTTATGATGATAATGGAAAAGCCACAACAATCACTTTGCCAAAAACTTCCGTTTGGAATGTAGATAGACAAATGAATATTAATGGAACCACTTTTTATCGTGTAGCTAATAATGAATGGGTAAAAAAAGATGATGGATTAGCTGTAACTCTAAATGAGACTACTGTAAATACTAATAAGCAAGCTTCACTTTATACTTCACAGGGTAAAAAAGTAACTAATAGAGCTTTAGCCAAAAATACTCCTTGGTATTCAGATCGAATGGCTACAATTAATGGTCAAACAATGTATCGTGTTGCAACAGACGAATGGGTTATGGCAGATGATATTAAATAA
- a CDS encoding SLAP domain-containing protein — MKKFAKYMGITAATLLAVAPIAAPVISTNTEVTVKADAYESDPVINQILKGTYSQNSDGTYNVDASMIGYKDGQIITLPIKLTSVSMDPIQNSIQFSVPEIKGYKPDRSTMEIGFMSGKIYRLSGFTKYEKIPTGDTAIGTNISLVFSPSIDAQTYDDNGNVTTTTLPKASAWQIDRQMDINGTTYYRVATNEWVKKTDGIEVTPREGQIDTNKVSSLYTSTGKKVTNRALAAHTGWYTDRMATINGQIMYRVATDEWISISDTQYAAF; from the coding sequence ATGAAAAAATTTGCTAAATATATGGGGATTACCGCCGCTACTTTGTTGGCAGTTGCACCAATTGCTGCACCAGTAATCAGTACTAATACTGAGGTAACTGTTAAAGCTGATGCATATGAATCAGATCCAGTTATTAATCAAATATTGAAGGGGACATATAGTCAAAATAGTGATGGGACATATAATGTTGATGCATCTATGATTGGCTATAAAGATGGACAAATAATTACACTTCCAATCAAATTGACAAGTGTTTCAATGGATCCTATACAAAATTCAATTCAATTCTCTGTACCAGAAATAAAAGGATACAAACCAGATCGCTCAACAATGGAAATTGGATTTATGTCAGGTAAAATATATAGACTATCAGGATTTACTAAATATGAAAAAATTCCTACTGGAGATACAGCAATTGGAACAAATATTTCATTGGTATTCTCACCATCAATTGATGCGCAAACTTATGATGATAATGGAAATGTCACTACGACAACTTTACCAAAAGCATCAGCTTGGCAAATTGATAGACAAATGGATATTAATGGTACAACTTATTATCGTGTTGCCACTAATGAATGGGTTAAAAAGACAGATGGTATCGAGGTAACACCAAGAGAAGGACAAATAGATACAAATAAAGTATCTAGTCTTTATACATCAACTGGTAAGAAAGTAACTAATCGTGCTTTAGCTGCTCATACTGGCTGGTACACTGATCGTATGGCTACAATTAATGGTCAAATAATGTATCGTGTTGCAACTGATGAATGGATCAGCATAAGTGATACACAATATGCTGCGTTTTAA
- a CDS encoding type 1 glutamine amidotransferase domain-containing protein, translating to MKKILVVLTNTIKYLGTQQATGLWLGEATEFVDEVTKAGFSVDYVSPKGGFVPLDPRSFKYTDKSTMDIYSSSDFQQRALTNSLKPEEINPKDYQAIYYTGGHGVMWDFPTNQKLQKITNEIYQQGGFVTSVCHGIAGLLNIKDDSGNYLIAGKKITGFTTAEEILAGKRKVVPFLNEDVAKLHGANFQKKRAYKEFAIQDGQLITGQNPFSARAVAKKLIMAKNKSHQS from the coding sequence ATGAAAAAGATCTTAGTTGTTCTAACAAATACAATTAAATATTTAGGTACACAACAAGCCACCGGACTCTGGTTAGGTGAAGCTACCGAATTTGTCGACGAAGTTACTAAAGCGGGCTTTTCAGTTGATTACGTTAGTCCCAAAGGTGGTTTCGTTCCCCTAGATCCCCGCAGTTTCAAATATACCGACAAATCTACTATGGATATTTATAGTAGTTCTGATTTTCAACAACGAGCTTTAACTAATTCATTAAAACCTGAAGAAATCAATCCCAAAGATTATCAAGCTATTTATTATACTGGCGGTCACGGTGTAATGTGGGACTTTCCTACCAATCAAAAATTGCAAAAAATCACTAACGAGATTTACCAACAAGGTGGCTTCGTAACTTCGGTCTGTCACGGTATTGCTGGACTACTAAATATCAAAGATGACTCAGGTAATTACTTAATCGCCGGCAAAAAAATAACTGGTTTCACGACTGCCGAAGAAATCCTTGCTGGAAAAAGAAAAGTCGTTCCTTTTTTGAATGAAGATGTTGCCAAATTACATGGAGCTAATTTTCAAAAGAAACGAGCTTATAAAGAATTTGCTATTCAAGATGGACAATTGATCACTGGTCAAAATCCATTTTCTGCTCGTGCGGTTGCTAAAAAATTAATTATGGCTAAAAATAAATCTCACCAAAGTTAA